The following are encoded together in the Halopiger aswanensis genome:
- the pstB gene encoding phosphate ABC transporter ATP-binding protein PstB: protein MGAGSGGVEMPNTDKPLGSPRVDNAVIEARDLDVYYGDDQALHGINMDIPEKGVTALIGPSGCGKSTFLRSINRMNDLIDIARVEGDLFFRGKNVYDEDVDPVALRRKIGMVFQKPNPFPKSIYDNVAYGLRVQGMEDDVDEQVHTALERAALLEEVEDQLDSSGLDLSGGQQQRLCIARAIAPDPEVILMDEPASALDPVATSKIEDLVEELAEEYTVVIVTHNMQQAARISDKTAVFLTGGHLVEFDDTDKIFENPESDRVEDYITGKFG from the coding sequence ATGGGGGCGGGAAGCGGCGGCGTGGAAATGCCGAACACGGACAAGCCGCTCGGCTCGCCGCGCGTCGACAACGCCGTCATCGAGGCGCGAGATCTCGACGTCTACTACGGGGACGACCAAGCGCTTCACGGCATCAATATGGACATTCCCGAGAAGGGCGTGACGGCACTGATCGGCCCCTCCGGGTGTGGAAAGTCTACGTTCCTGCGCTCGATCAACCGGATGAACGACCTCATCGATATCGCCCGCGTCGAGGGCGACCTGTTCTTCCGCGGGAAGAACGTCTACGACGAGGACGTCGACCCCGTCGCCCTGCGGCGGAAGATCGGCATGGTCTTCCAGAAGCCCAACCCCTTCCCGAAGAGCATCTACGACAACGTCGCCTACGGCCTCCGCGTTCAGGGCATGGAAGACGACGTCGATGAACAGGTACACACCGCCCTCGAGCGGGCGGCGCTGCTCGAGGAAGTCGAGGACCAACTCGACTCGAGCGGCCTAGACCTATCGGGGGGCCAACAGCAGCGTCTCTGCATCGCTCGGGCGATCGCGCCGGATCCGGAAGTCATTCTGATGGACGAACCGGCCTCGGCACTCGACCCGGTCGCGACCTCCAAGATCGAAGACCTCGTCGAGGAACTCGCCGAGGAGTACACGGTCGTGATCGTTACTCACAACATGCAGCAGGCCGCCCGAATCTCGGACAAGACCGCCGTCTTCCTGACCGGCGGCCACCTCGTGGAGTTCGACGACACGGACAAGATCTTCGAGAACCCCGAGAGCGACCGCGTCGAGGACTACATCACCGGCAAGTTCGGATAA
- a CDS encoding phosphate signaling complex PhoU family protein, translated as METRKVQVTGGSTYTVSLPKDWATDNGVSSGTTVEFYPEDDSLLLTPQSESERQEGTLDVSDLEGERLTRAVMTMYVSGFDIIRLEAGRITTDQRRAIRDATQSLVGVEVLEETNDSVVIQDLLDSSELSIVNAVSRMRLIATSMLADAVTALVENDDDIALDVIERDDDVDRLWLVVSRIFRATLRSPRAAEELGVPREDCFDFHSSARQLERVADHAAKISNLALKLDEIPEDVAEALTALHNDASDVLEKSMDALFADDSSEANELGHAARQAVLEIDEHTRRIDDMLRDLAPVQAQSLGLIVDSLSRSADYGGNIAETALQKAAPRP; from the coding sequence ATGGAGACGCGCAAGGTACAGGTCACGGGCGGGTCGACCTACACCGTCTCGCTGCCGAAGGATTGGGCGACCGACAACGGCGTTAGTTCCGGAACGACCGTCGAGTTTTACCCCGAAGACGATTCGCTACTGCTGACGCCCCAGAGCGAAAGCGAACGCCAGGAGGGGACCCTCGACGTGTCCGATCTCGAGGGAGAGCGACTCACCCGGGCCGTGATGACGATGTACGTCAGCGGCTTCGATATCATCCGCCTCGAGGCGGGCCGGATCACGACCGACCAGCGCCGGGCGATCCGGGACGCAACCCAGAGCCTGGTCGGCGTCGAAGTGCTCGAGGAGACCAACGACAGCGTCGTTATCCAAGATCTGCTCGATTCGTCGGAGTTGTCGATCGTCAACGCCGTCTCCCGGATGCGCCTGATCGCAACCTCGATGCTCGCCGACGCGGTCACCGCCCTCGTCGAGAACGACGACGACATCGCCCTGGACGTCATCGAGCGCGACGACGACGTCGACCGGCTGTGGCTCGTCGTCTCCCGTATCTTCCGGGCAACGCTGCGCTCGCCCCGCGCCGCCGAGGAACTCGGCGTCCCCCGCGAGGACTGTTTCGACTTTCACTCCAGTGCCCGCCAACTCGAGCGCGTCGCGGACCACGCCGCCAAGATCAGCAACCTCGCGCTCAAACTCGACGAGATTCCCGAAGACGTCGCCGAGGCGCTGACGGCGCTGCACAACGACGCCTCGGACGTTCTCGAGAAGTCGATGGACGCACTGTTTGCCGACGACAGCAGCGAGGCGAACGAACTCGGCCACGCGGCCCGGCAGGCCGTCCTCGAGATCGACGAACACACGCGCCGAATCGACGATATGCTTCGGGACCTCGCACCCGTGCAGGCTCAGTCGCTCGGGCTGATCGTCGACTCGCTCTCTCGCAGCGCCGACTACGGCGGCAACATCGCCGAGACGGCACTGCAGAAAGCGGCCCCGCGCCCCTGA
- a CDS encoding 30S ribosomal protein S8e, producing the protein MQDQGRSTRKRTGGRLKNVRKRRKDELGRLPTETQVGEPRFRTIDVHGNGTKTRALATDVASVNKGGETVSAEIEDVVENEANPNYVRRNIITKGAVIETSEGRARVTSRPGQTGQVNAVLLDE; encoded by the coding sequence ATGCAAGACCAGGGACGCTCTACGCGCAAGCGCACCGGCGGTCGACTGAAGAACGTTCGCAAGCGCCGCAAGGACGAACTCGGGCGCCTGCCGACCGAAACGCAGGTCGGCGAACCCCGCTTCCGAACCATCGACGTCCACGGCAACGGCACGAAGACCCGTGCGCTCGCGACCGACGTCGCCAGCGTCAACAAGGGCGGCGAGACGGTTTCCGCCGAAATCGAGGACGTCGTCGAGAACGAGGCCAACCCCAACTACGTCCGACGGAACATCATCACGAAAGGCGCCGTCATCGAAACCTCCGAGGGCCGCGCCCGCGTGACCTCCCGTCCCGGTCAGACCGGTCAGGTCAACGCCGTGCTCCTCGACGAGTAA
- a CDS encoding PQQ-binding-like beta-propeller repeat protein — translation MDGDGDGIGVETDEDSSECGATGDRPTRRQLLATVGAGSIAGFAGCSAAYGRSTPDCAGATADDGDPTVPRPVDDDISMFRRGLRRYGYYPEETVPDAVSVNWEFPVNRIGHTAAKSTPRPTPDGETILIASDTGRIHAVTPDGERRWMLETDAGTSLGFHGTPAIVGDTAYIGGYDGALYAVDIDAGELIWQTNPRDFDGSIAIGSSPAYIDGTLYIMAEYSNPNSGALWEVDAETGRPTWHDDDIWGMPHPSPAIDCDAGRLVSGSNDGVVYAWEFPSLERAWTFQAGGEDGPDGDPVADGRFHLGAQIKGTIPVYDGAAFAGSWDGRFYRLDLEDGSEEWSFETGRVIMSNPAIDPEQGIVYVGSDDHHVYALDTDTGEELWSADVNGRVIGSITATAETILVGSYDTHLYALDRETGERRWRVENRGHVTGGAIPRDGRIYYAERGAFSNYYDDDEETVLETPGHAYCLVADE, via the coding sequence ATGGACGGAGACGGCGACGGGATCGGGGTCGAAACCGACGAAGACTCTAGCGAGTGCGGCGCTACCGGGGACCGACCGACGCGACGACAACTGCTCGCGACCGTCGGCGCCGGCAGCATCGCCGGATTCGCCGGGTGTAGTGCGGCCTACGGCCGGTCGACCCCCGACTGCGCGGGAGCGACGGCCGACGACGGCGATCCGACCGTTCCCCGTCCCGTCGACGACGATATCTCGATGTTTCGCCGCGGCTTGCGCCGGTACGGTTACTACCCCGAAGAGACGGTGCCGGACGCGGTCAGCGTCAACTGGGAGTTCCCGGTCAACCGGATCGGCCACACCGCGGCCAAGTCCACGCCGCGGCCGACTCCCGACGGCGAGACGATCCTGATCGCCAGCGATACCGGCCGAATCCACGCCGTGACTCCCGACGGCGAGCGCCGGTGGATGCTCGAGACGGACGCCGGAACGAGTCTCGGCTTCCACGGCACGCCGGCGATCGTCGGCGACACCGCCTACATCGGCGGCTACGACGGCGCGCTCTACGCCGTCGACATCGACGCAGGGGAGCTGATCTGGCAGACCAATCCCCGCGATTTCGACGGTTCGATCGCCATCGGCTCGAGTCCCGCCTACATCGACGGGACGCTGTACATCATGGCGGAGTACAGCAACCCGAACAGCGGCGCGCTCTGGGAGGTCGACGCCGAAACCGGTCGGCCGACCTGGCACGACGACGATATCTGGGGGATGCCCCACCCCTCACCGGCGATCGACTGCGACGCCGGCCGCCTCGTGTCGGGCTCGAACGACGGCGTCGTTTACGCCTGGGAGTTCCCCTCGCTCGAGCGCGCCTGGACGTTTCAGGCCGGCGGCGAGGACGGCCCGGACGGCGATCCGGTGGCCGACGGTCGGTTCCACCTCGGCGCCCAGATCAAGGGGACGATTCCGGTCTACGACGGCGCGGCTTTCGCCGGCTCGTGGGACGGCCGCTTCTACCGGCTCGACCTCGAGGACGGCAGCGAGGAGTGGTCCTTCGAGACCGGCCGCGTGATCATGTCGAACCCGGCGATCGATCCCGAGCAGGGGATCGTCTACGTCGGCAGCGACGACCACCACGTCTACGCGCTCGATACCGACACCGGGGAGGAGCTGTGGTCGGCGGACGTCAACGGTCGCGTCATCGGCTCAATTACGGCTACCGCCGAGACGATCCTCGTCGGCTCCTACGACACCCACCTCTACGCACTCGACCGCGAAACCGGCGAGCGCCGATGGCGCGTCGAAAACCGGGGGCACGTCACCGGCGGCGCGATTCCCCGCGACGGCCGGATCTACTACGCCGAGCGGGGCGCCTTCTCGAACTATTACGACGATGACGAAGAGACCGTGCTCGAGACGCCCGGCCACGCCTACTGTTTAGTCGCCGACGAGTGA
- a CDS encoding NADP-dependent malic enzyme: MGLDEDSLEYHRTDPPGKIEISTTKPTNTQRDLSLAYSPGVAAPCLEIDENESDAYTYTAKGNLVGVVSNGSAVLGLGDIGAQASKPVMEGKGVLFKRFADIDVFDIELDEADPHKFVEAVKMMEPTFGGINLEDIKAPECFTIEERLREETDIPIFHDDQHGTAIISGAALINAADIAGKDLEDLEVVFSGAGASAIASARFYVSLGVEKENITMCDSSGIITTERAERGDLNEYKRQFARDLPEGDLADAMEGADVFVGLSVGGIVSQDMVRSMADNPIIFAMANPDPEIGYEEAKDARDDTVIMATGRSDYPNQVNNVLGFPFIFRGALDVRATEINEEMKVACAEALAELAREDVPDAVVKAYGDEPLQYGPDYIIPKPVDPRVLFRVAPSIAEAAMESGAARAEIDLEAYEEELEARLGKSREMMRVVLNKAKSDPKTVALAEGENEKMIRAAYQIQEQGIAAPILIGDESEIRSTAANLGLDFEPQVADPSVGDYEAYADRLHELRQRKGITRTEAGELIESDSNYFGSVMVEQGDADALLTGLSHHYPSALRPPLQVIGTAEDVDYAAGVYMLTFKNRVIFVADATVNQNPDEEVLAEVTKQTGELARRFNIEPRAALLSYSNFGSVNNEATRKPRRAASMLQDDPEADFPVDGEMQADTAVVEDILEGTYGFSELEEPANVLVFPNLESGNIGYKLLQRLGGADAIGPMLVGMDKPVHVLQRGDEVKDIVNLAGVAVVDAQQE, encoded by the coding sequence ATGGGACTAGACGAGGACTCACTCGAGTATCACCGCACGGATCCGCCCGGTAAAATCGAGATTTCGACGACCAAGCCGACGAACACCCAGCGGGACCTCTCGCTGGCGTACTCGCCCGGCGTGGCCGCACCCTGCCTCGAGATCGACGAGAACGAGAGCGACGCCTACACGTACACGGCGAAGGGCAACCTCGTCGGCGTCGTCTCGAACGGCTCGGCCGTGCTCGGCCTCGGAGACATCGGCGCGCAGGCCTCCAAACCCGTCATGGAAGGAAAAGGAGTGCTGTTCAAGCGCTTCGCCGACATCGACGTCTTCGACATCGAACTCGACGAGGCCGACCCCCACAAGTTCGTCGAGGCCGTCAAGATGATGGAGCCGACCTTCGGCGGGATCAATCTCGAGGACATCAAGGCCCCCGAGTGCTTCACGATCGAGGAGCGCCTGCGCGAGGAGACGGACATCCCGATCTTCCACGACGACCAGCACGGCACCGCGATTATCTCCGGCGCCGCGCTCATCAACGCGGCCGACATCGCCGGGAAGGACCTCGAGGACCTCGAGGTCGTCTTCTCCGGCGCCGGCGCGAGCGCGATCGCCTCCGCCCGCTTCTACGTTTCGCTGGGCGTCGAGAAGGAGAACATCACGATGTGTGACTCCTCGGGGATTATTACGACCGAGCGCGCCGAGCGCGGCGACCTCAACGAGTACAAGCGGCAGTTCGCCCGCGATCTCCCCGAGGGAGACCTCGCGGATGCGATGGAGGGTGCCGACGTGTTCGTCGGTCTCTCGGTCGGCGGCATCGTCTCGCAGGACATGGTCCGCTCGATGGCGGACAACCCGATCATCTTCGCGATGGCCAACCCCGATCCGGAGATCGGCTACGAGGAGGCCAAGGACGCCCGCGACGACACGGTCATCATGGCCACCGGGCGCTCGGACTATCCGAACCAGGTCAACAACGTCCTCGGCTTCCCGTTCATCTTCCGCGGCGCGCTGGACGTCCGCGCCACCGAGATCAACGAGGAGATGAAAGTCGCCTGCGCCGAGGCGCTGGCCGAACTCGCCCGCGAGGACGTCCCCGACGCCGTCGTCAAGGCCTACGGCGACGAACCCCTGCAGTACGGCCCCGACTACATCATTCCCAAGCCCGTCGACCCGCGCGTCCTCTTCCGCGTCGCGCCCTCGATCGCCGAGGCCGCGATGGAGTCCGGCGCCGCCCGCGCAGAGATCGACCTCGAGGCCTACGAGGAGGAACTCGAGGCGCGCCTCGGCAAGTCCCGGGAGATGATGCGCGTCGTCCTCAACAAGGCCAAGAGCGACCCCAAGACGGTCGCACTCGCGGAGGGCGAAAACGAGAAGATGATCCGCGCGGCCTACCAGATCCAGGAGCAGGGCATCGCGGCGCCGATCCTCATCGGCGACGAGAGCGAGATCCGCTCGACGGCCGCGAACCTCGGGTTGGACTTCGAGCCCCAGGTCGCCGATCCCTCCGTCGGCGACTACGAGGCGTACGCGGATCGGCTCCACGAACTCCGCCAGCGCAAGGGGATCACCCGCACCGAGGCCGGCGAACTCATCGAGAGCGACTCGAACTACTTCGGCAGCGTGATGGTCGAACAGGGCGACGCGGACGCCCTCCTGACCGGCCTCTCGCACCACTACCCCTCCGCCCTGCGTCCGCCGCTGCAGGTCATCGGCACCGCCGAGGACGTCGACTACGCCGCCGGGGTCTACATGCTGACGTTCAAGAACCGCGTGATCTTCGTCGCCGACGCGACGGTCAACCAGAACCCCGACGAGGAGGTGCTCGCGGAAGTCACCAAGCAGACGGGCGAGCTCGCCCGCCGGTTCAACATCGAACCGCGCGCGGCCCTGCTGTCGTACTCGAACTTCGGCAGCGTCAACAACGAGGCCACTCGCAAGCCTCGCCGCGCCGCGAGCATGCTCCAGGACGATCCCGAGGCCGATTTCCCCGTCGACGGCGAGATGCAGGCCGACACCGCCGTCGTCGAGGACATCCTCGAGGGCACCTACGGCTTCTCCGAACTCGAGGAGCCCGCGAACGTGCTGGTCTTCCCGAACCTCGAGTCGGGCAACATCGGCTACAAGTTGCTCCAGCGGCTGGGCGGTGCCGACGCCATCGGCCCGATGCTGGTCGGGATGGACAAGCCGGTCCACGTCCTCCAGCGCGGCGACGAGGTCAAGGACATCGTCAATCTGGCGGGCGTGGCGGTCGTCGACGCCCAGCAGGAGTGA
- a CDS encoding phosphopantetheine adenylyltransferase yields the protein MDVALGGTFDPVHDGHRRLFDRAFELGDVTVGLTSDDLAPKTRHVERHVRPYAEREAALEDELEAFAAEYDREFEIRPLENPTGIATEPQFDYLVVSPETRDGGERINELRRERGHEPLEVVVVPHVEAEDGDVISSTRIVKGEIDEHGNVLEDADDESDSDGIRAGDPDAEEGTDNT from the coding sequence ATGGACGTCGCGCTTGGTGGGACGTTCGACCCCGTTCACGACGGCCACCGCCGGCTGTTCGACCGGGCGTTCGAACTCGGAGACGTGACCGTCGGGCTGACGAGCGACGACCTCGCGCCGAAGACGCGACACGTCGAGCGACACGTCAGACCGTACGCGGAACGAGAGGCGGCGCTCGAAGACGAACTCGAGGCCTTCGCCGCGGAGTACGACCGCGAGTTCGAGATTCGTCCCCTCGAGAATCCGACCGGAATCGCGACCGAACCGCAGTTCGACTACCTCGTCGTCTCGCCGGAGACCCGCGACGGCGGCGAACGGATCAACGAACTCCGTCGGGAACGGGGCCACGAGCCGCTCGAGGTCGTCGTCGTCCCCCACGTCGAAGCCGAGGACGGAGACGTCATCTCGAGCACCCGGATCGTGAAGGGGGAGATCGACGAGCACGGAAACGTGCTCGAGGACGCAGACGACGAGAGTGACAGTGACGGCATTCGAGCGGGTGATCCAGACGCCGAAGAAGGCACAGACAACACCTGA
- a CDS encoding DUF1918 domain-containing protein, with translation MSFEEDDRVVLHDEHSEFDGETGTVTQTMESMFGDVTYTVSFEDGQETGIPEDALEAAEEDADDEDEE, from the coding sequence ATGAGCTTCGAGGAAGACGATCGCGTCGTTCTGCACGACGAGCACAGCGAGTTCGACGGCGAGACCGGTACCGTCACCCAGACGATGGAATCGATGTTCGGCGACGTCACCTACACCGTCAGCTTCGAGGACGGACAGGAGACCGGCATCCCCGAGGACGCCCTCGAGGCGGCCGAGGAGGACGCCGACGACGAAGACGAGGAATAA
- a CDS encoding RNA-binding protein, with amino-acid sequence MPQIPLHYVDLRTFCYATEDEKRVEEALRTFLPDREDDDEPFPIERAESEGHYGDRILVLSARVENADDIRHVLSRLADLESFDDLMDELDERVTENTELFLRLDKQAAFAGDVRLGDGITFRGKVEAYPAKKEKAVANAEEVLERLREQTHD; translated from the coding sequence ATGCCACAGATACCGCTTCACTACGTCGACTTACGGACGTTCTGCTACGCCACTGAGGACGAAAAGCGCGTCGAGGAGGCGCTGCGAACCTTCCTTCCCGACCGCGAGGACGACGACGAGCCGTTCCCGATCGAGCGCGCCGAGAGCGAGGGCCACTACGGCGACCGCATCCTCGTCCTCTCGGCCCGCGTGGAGAACGCCGACGACATCCGCCACGTCCTCTCGCGGCTCGCCGACCTCGAGTCGTTCGACGACCTAATGGACGAACTCGACGAGCGGGTGACCGAGAACACCGAACTCTTCCTGCGACTGGACAAGCAGGCCGCCTTCGCGGGCGACGTGCGACTCGGCGACGGCATCACCTTCCGCGGGAAGGTCGAGGCCTACCCCGCCAAGAAGGAGAAAGCCGTCGCGAACGCCGAGGAGGTCCTCGAGCGACTGCGCGAACAGACCCACGACTAG
- a CDS encoding TetR/AcrR family transcriptional regulator, protein MSEETIDGIMDATYRALCEHGYAELTMQDIAAKSTKSKGTLHYHFDGKQELLEAFLEHLLERFEERTETVPGETPAERLHAFVDELLSSADDDSATAFRTAMLEIKAQSPYDEAYQERLAAFDQRLRDRIAGFVADGVAAGEFRDDVDPEATGEFLVTVFHGAQTRAAAVDRSPERTKEYVHAYIDEALCADDGGSGGANGDDTDDSAAIGEPEGSR, encoded by the coding sequence ATGAGCGAGGAGACGATCGACGGCATCATGGACGCGACGTACCGGGCGCTCTGCGAGCACGGGTACGCGGAGTTGACGATGCAGGATATCGCCGCGAAATCGACCAAGAGCAAGGGGACGCTTCACTACCACTTCGACGGCAAGCAGGAGTTGCTCGAGGCTTTCCTCGAGCACCTGCTCGAGCGGTTCGAGGAGCGAACCGAAACGGTCCCCGGCGAGACGCCCGCCGAGCGACTCCACGCGTTCGTCGACGAACTGCTGTCGTCCGCGGACGACGACTCGGCGACGGCGTTCCGGACGGCGATGCTGGAGATCAAGGCCCAGTCGCCGTACGACGAGGCCTATCAGGAGCGACTCGCGGCGTTCGATCAGCGGCTCCGCGATCGGATCGCCGGCTTCGTCGCGGACGGCGTGGCAGCCGGCGAGTTTCGCGATGACGTCGACCCCGAAGCGACGGGCGAGTTTCTCGTCACCGTTTTCCACGGCGCCCAGACGCGGGCGGCGGCGGTCGATCGGTCGCCGGAGCGGACGAAGGAGTACGTGCACGCGTACATCGACGAAGCGCTCTGTGCAGACGACGGCGGTAGCGGTGGCGCCAACGGCGACGATACGGACGACTCAGCCGCGATCGGCGAACCGGAGGGATCACGATGA
- a CDS encoding MATE family efflux transporter: MSLLGRLLAWVRAQVERVSGLFKGPDEVDLTSGGIAKPLFFLSLPIVVTNLLQTAYNLIDTFWLGQYSTTALAAISFAFPMVFLLISVGMGLSVAGSVLVAQHIGAGEEAEAEYAASQTVVLSIVGATLIGLVGYGLVDDLLALLGASEAVLPPATAYMQVISLGMAFMFGFFVFIALMRGYGDTVTPMLVMFGSVVLNVVLDPFLIFGWGVFPELGIQGAAVATVFSRALALVVGLAIMFRGRRGVQIRLEQMWPDLSFAKKLVGIGFPASIEGMGRALSINLLLVIVALFPDTVVAAYGVGTRVFSVIFLPAVAVARGVETMTGQNIGAGEPDRAKAAADFAARTMFLILGALGVVAWVAADPIIAAFTDNAEVVDIGVTFLRYVAPTFGFIGIMRSYNGSFRGAGKTLTAAGIVIVIYALIRLPVAAGLAQTGLGSRGIWIAFAVSNVLGAGLAYAWYRRGTWRDADVRGSAPGPGPGLQVGDDRDLEADADAEVGADD; this comes from the coding sequence ATGAGTCTCCTCGGGCGCCTGCTCGCATGGGTCCGGGCGCAGGTCGAACGCGTTTCCGGGCTGTTCAAGGGACCCGACGAGGTCGATCTGACCTCCGGCGGAATCGCCAAGCCACTCTTCTTCCTCTCGCTGCCGATCGTCGTCACGAACCTGCTACAGACCGCCTACAACCTCATCGACACCTTCTGGCTCGGCCAGTACAGCACGACCGCGCTGGCGGCGATCAGCTTCGCGTTTCCGATGGTCTTCCTGCTCATCTCGGTCGGGATGGGGCTGTCGGTCGCCGGGAGCGTCCTCGTCGCCCAGCACATCGGCGCCGGCGAAGAGGCAGAGGCGGAGTACGCCGCGTCCCAGACCGTCGTGCTGTCGATCGTCGGCGCGACGCTCATCGGGCTCGTCGGCTACGGGCTCGTCGACGACCTGCTCGCACTGCTCGGCGCGTCCGAGGCCGTCCTACCGCCCGCGACCGCGTACATGCAGGTCATCTCGCTCGGGATGGCCTTCATGTTCGGCTTCTTCGTCTTCATCGCGCTCATGCGCGGGTACGGGGACACCGTCACGCCGATGCTCGTGATGTTCGGCTCGGTGGTGCTCAACGTCGTCCTCGACCCGTTCCTGATCTTCGGCTGGGGGGTGTTCCCCGAACTCGGCATTCAAGGTGCGGCCGTCGCGACCGTCTTCTCGAGGGCGCTCGCGCTCGTCGTGGGGCTGGCGATCATGTTCCGCGGCCGGCGGGGGGTTCAGATCCGGCTCGAGCAGATGTGGCCGGATCTCTCGTTCGCGAAAAAGCTCGTCGGAATCGGCTTCCCGGCGTCGATCGAGGGAATGGGCCGCGCACTGTCGATCAATCTGCTGCTGGTGATCGTCGCGCTCTTCCCGGATACGGTCGTCGCTGCCTACGGCGTCGGGACGCGCGTGTTCTCGGTCATCTTCCTCCCGGCCGTCGCGGTCGCCCGCGGCGTCGAGACCATGACCGGGCAGAACATCGGCGCGGGCGAACCGGACCGCGCGAAGGCGGCAGCCGATTTCGCCGCCCGAACGATGTTCCTCATCCTCGGCGCGCTCGGCGTCGTCGCGTGGGTCGCCGCGGATCCGATCATCGCCGCGTTCACCGACAACGCCGAGGTCGTCGACATCGGCGTCACCTTCCTCCGATACGTCGCGCCGACGTTCGGGTTCATCGGGATCATGCGCTCCTATAACGGGAGCTTCCGCGGCGCCGGCAAGACCCTCACCGCGGCGGGAATCGTCATCGTCATCTACGCGCTGATCCGGCTCCCCGTCGCTGCCGGCCTCGCGCAGACGGGGCTCGGATCCCGCGGCATCTGGATCGCCTTCGCCGTCTCGAACGTCCTCGGCGCCGGACTCGCCTACGCCTGGTACCGCCGCGGCACCTGGCGCGACGCCGACGTCAGAGGCTCCGCACCCGGCCCGGGGCCGGGCCTGCAGGTCGGCGACGACCGCGACCTCGAGGCCGACGCGGACGCGGAGGTCGGTGCCGATGACTAA